Part of the Scrofimicrobium sp. R131 genome is shown below.
TCTGCATGGGTTGGGTTGGTGGGTTATTTGTTTTGGTGGTCGGCGATGATCTGTTGGTACTTCTTGATGTACTCATTGTGTTGCTGCAGTAGTGCGTCGAGGGCGGGCTTGTTATCTTCAACGAACTTTTCGGCCAGGTCCCACTGAGACTCATACAATGCTTCAGACCACCCTGAGGTCTCCCGACAGTTAGCATCATGAACAGCGATCCTGACCTCGTCAGCTGAGGGTTTCCCAAAACTTGAAGTCCACCCCCACGCGCTCATCAGTGACGGCGGCAGATACATTGAACCCGCTGTCCAGGGCTCTTCAGGCAGGTCAACAATTCCAAGTGGCGCCATACACTCACGCCACCTTGTGGCCGCCTGGTGCACCTCATCTGTCACTGCAGTACTGAACAGCACGTTGTAGCCACCAGAAAGCGCCTGCTCAGTCTCTGATCGCTCTTCGGGAGCTCCCGCCTGCTTCAACTCCTCGCGTCCCTGGCTTAAGCACTCATCCAATTTTTGGTCGAACTCCGGTGGTGCATCTAGGTACAGGCCGCCCCCCTTTGCGACCTTTTCGGCCTCAAGCGGAAGGCGCGGTTCGGGAGCCATCCGGTATCCGTACTTGGCTGCAAGTTCTGGAGTGAACAACCGAGCCCCAGATGCAGACTTGGTCTCTGCCAGTGGTGCCGACGCATCAACACCAACCCGGTAATCCCAACCATCCACGGCCATGCAGTCGCGCACCAACCACTGCTTTGCGTTCATCTGATAGTCACTGAAGTCGACGCTGAAGTAGGGGTCGATCGGCAAACTCCAGGAAGCACGATCCTTCACCACCACCCCAGCACCAGACCCAGCACCAGTGTCAGATGTGTCCTTGGTTGAGTCGCCTGACATGAGCGAATCACCATTGTCCGGGACCGACTGATCCGCTGATTGGCCCCCACTTACTGGACTGTCTCCCTCAACCACAGGCGAACACGCCCCAACCAACACCGCCACTAGAACACCAACAACGCCCATCCCTATACGATTACCCACAGCAAAACCCCCAACGTTACCCGTTCGCAAACCACACTGGTACCCAAACAGAATGGTGGGGCCACCGGGAACCGGTGGCCCCACCAACTGCTTCACAACCACTTCGAAATGGAGCCACTCACCGACTTCCAGTACATTGCATAACCCGTGTGGTATCCATAAATGCCGTCAACCGCCAGGCCCCGGTCATACTGCACCTGCGCAACTGCGGCCGCAGTATCGGGTCCGTAGTACCCATCTGCAACAATGTTCTTGTACTCGCCACCCTTTAGCCCGTTCAACTGCAGGTAGTAGACCGCTGAACTGTAGTTCACCTGATCCACATCCAGCCAACAGTCCACCCACTCAGTTCCAGATGAACTGGATGGCACCCGTGCCTGTTGATTGTTCAGCAGGTACTTCAACGTGGAAGTATTACACTTCACCAAAGATGCAGGTGCCACACCCGAGTCACCTGAGTCAGCTGCCATCGCTGGCAGCGCCGCACCTCCAACACAAAGCACGGCTCCCGCCACGCTCACTAGTAGTTTTTTCATCTGCGTCAAGCCTCCTATCCAATCGGTTCAAACGTAGGTGATGGCCACACGACCTTATGCGTCCAATCACCAGCCCCATCTAGGAGCTGCCCTCCACCCTGCCCCTAAACACCAGTAAATACAAGAGCAAAAATTACATACACCGGCCTCGACTTCACTCAACTGCTAAAAACAAGGCCCTGACCTGCATAAACACACAAATCAACTTAAGTATACGAACGCTTGATCTAGCGCAAAATGGTAACAAAACAGCTACAGGTCGATCAGCAATCAGCCGATGGCACCGGCGGCCGCGGGTCCTGCTGAAACCTGACATCTTTAGTTTCTGGCAGACTACCCCGCCTACCAACCACGCTGCCCGCCTTGCCCAGATACCTGCAAAATCCTGGCAAAACTGTTGGCCGATTTCCAACCTTCGAGGAAGGCAAAACGACTACGGAAGCACCGTAGGGTTGACCCATCACGACTATCTGCCTGATTCCGACTGCGGCAACAATCCTCCCGACAGGCAGTCTGCTCCCGGGTCGGCTAAAGGGCCCCCATCAGCAACTAGGTGAACTCAAGCGGTATAACTTCTAGACCGACGGCGACTTAAATCGAAGCGAACATTATAGTAAGCCCTCATAACACTAATTAAAACAGCGGTGCGAAACGCCTGCCGACCTGGGGATTTGCTGATCTAGACCGAGTCCCTCCGCACCTTGCAGCTGGTCACTTTTACCAACGCAGTGGAGGCCAGCACTATCTGCCGAACTTTGGGCCAACACACAAGCACACCCCATAAGGTCCAACCGTTTTGCTTACCAAAGTTAGCCGCGATGACGCTGCAGGTCTGTTCGATCCCTCATGTCGGCCGACACAGAGCTGTGTCAGCTAACTCGGGCGGTCACTGGCCCTTGTCTTTCAGGTACTGCAAGTATCCCCCTTCGATTAGCAAGCTGACCAACTCCGGCCGGCTAGAACAGTCGAACTCATCAAAGAGTCGGGTCGCATAGACCTTGACGGTGTTCGCCGACAGGCCCATACTTTGGGCAATCTGGCGATACGATCCCTCTTGCACCAACGCCTTCACCAGTTCCCGCTTTCGACGCGTAAGCCGCTCCACCTTTCGGATCAGGACTTCGTCAATCTCGGAGGCATTGACATCGGCGGCCCTGAATACTGAACGCCGGACTATCCCGGCAGGGTCGTCGTTGAACATCATTAGTCCGGCATTGACCGCCAGAATCGCAGACGCCACTTGGTCAGACGAAACCCCCTTGGAGATATAGCCGCTCGCCTTCGCCGCCATGACTTCTTTTAAGTAGGCTTCTGACAGAAGAGCACTGTGAATTAGGGTTCGTACCGGGGGATAGTCCTGGCTGACAACAAGCGCCACGTCAATGCCGTCCACATTTGGCATTCCAACATCGAGGAGCGCCACATCTGGGCGCGTCTTGGAGATAATCCGGAGGGCCTCCGTGCCGTCAGACGCGGTCCCCACCACCAGAATGTCGTCGCGGCGCCCAAAGGCCGACACGAGCGCTGCCACAACCGCTGGATCGTCATCGGCGATCACCACCCTTACCGGCTCAGTCGACTCAGTCATCGGAATTCTCCCGTCTTGGAATATCGGCCAACACCATCCATCGTCCTTCCGTCTGCCATGCCGTGATGGACCCACCGAACCTACTCAGGATGCCTGTGAGCCTGGCCAACCCGCTGTGCCCGGAGGCCCCCTCCAAACTGAGCCTCTCCTCGGACACTTCATTTCTTACTTCGATTTCCAGGCATTCATCGGGGCCCAAGTCGAAGCTCACCGTTACCGTTGACTTCTGGCGCCCATACTTCATGGTATTGGCCAGGCATTCACCCAACACCATTTCGGCCAGGTTCACCTGGCGCTTGCTCAACCTGCCATCAAGTTGGTCAGCGCCTTCCACCCTCAACTTCATGGCGCGCGCTGACAAGCGCTGCGAACTGGTGGCTAGCGTTCCTTCGATTCCCCTGTCCGACAGGGCATTGCCGCGATCAGACGTCAGCTGGCGCAGAGTCGTGAGTGAGTCCTCCACCAGCACTGCCGTGCGCCGGATGGCTGGATCAGTGGCCCCACGGGCACTGCACTGGCGCAGGAGGATCGAGGCTTCCACTAGACTTTGCGCCAAAGTGTCATGTAGCAGACCGGCGATCGTTTCCTCGGTTTCCGCCCGAACCATCAGCCTGGTTGCCTGCATCTTCTTGGAGATCCGGATTGGGAGAGTATCGACAAACCTCACCAGCACGGCCGCCAACAAGCTCAGAGCAATACCAACCGCCAGGACCCCGATATCGTGCGCGAGGCGGTCATCATAGCTAAACAGGGTCACCACGGTCGCGACGAAGAGAATGGAGGCGACTACAATCTTGCCCCGGGCCACATAGAACCCAATCGCCGCATAGATCGCGAGCGAAGTGTATGAGATGGGAATCTGGTACACGTTGGCGATTACCAGGACCAGGCCAAACCCAATTGGACTGAGGGGTTTCCACCCCAAAATCAGCACGAGTGAGAAGCAGGACAAGGCCGACAACTTTAGCAGCGCAGGCGTTCCCGGCACCTGCCACAGCGAAACAAGCCGGACGACCTCCCCGACGAACAGAAACATGGCCGCAGCCAGGACACCAATTCTGATGGTCAGTTCTGAATCAGTGGCAATTCGGTCCATGAGGGGACTCAGCCGCCCGTCCAGTCGCCAGAGAGCATTTGGCTCTTTTGCGGCCATCGGATCGTGTGCCCGAGGGGAACGGCGCGCACCGAGCCGGGAGACAGCTCTTGACCATCCCTTCCGGAACCAGTGGGCACCCATCTCGAACTTCACCAGCTCGGACGACTGCAGAGGTAACTTCTCATATCGGGAATCATACACTACCGCCCTCGTCGCCCAATGGGACAATAAACCGCTGATCTCATTTGCCTTTTTGCGTTCAAGCACAGGTCTCGATTTACCTTAAAAGCACCCCTGACCTGCGGTTATGTGATTCTGTAGCGGTAGTCATCGGTCAAAACCACCCTTCCCAAACCAGGAGCCGATGCTCAACGCTAGGCCTGCCGAGGCATGACGCATCCTGGCTAGCGGGTTCAGTAGCTTTGCCTGCGGTCGTTCACTGCTCGCCTGATTTGTGGGCTACGATGAACTCGTTCAACTCTGCGACGCGGGCGTCTCTTCCCCGCTTCATTGCATCGAGATCCTTTTGATGCGCTTTGACGAAACTGTCTGCAATTTGCCACTCGTAGTCATAGAGCTCATCAAACCAACCCGAACTCTCACGACACTTGGCATCAAAGACAGCAACCCTAATCTGATCAGCCGATGCCGGCTCTCCACTTCCCCAGTTCCACGCCTCAACCAAAGACTCAGGTGGACGCGCGCCCGGGATCCAAGGTGAAGCTGGCAGATCGACAATCCCCAACGGCGCCATACACTCGCGCCACCTGGCGGCAGCTTCATCCAACTGCGGAACACCGCTATACCTGAACAACGCCTGATACCCCTTTTGCAGGTCCCGTTCGACCTGAGTAGGCTCAGGGACCTTATGGCGTTCGACCACGCTCTGGCCGTAGCACTCGTCCCACTTCTCCTGGTAACCTGGCACATCCTCATCCGGCTGGACCGGGTTGATCATTCGCGGATCCGGCGCCAGTTGGTAGCCATACTTGGCCGCGATCTCTTCGTCGAACAGCTGCCTTCCGTTACCTGTCGGCTGTTCAGTCTCGGGTGCCGGCCGGGTGTTGTCAATGTGGACCCGATAGTCAAACCCCGCGTCCTTCATACAGTCACGAACTTCCCAGAGGTCATGTTCAATTTGATAGTCAAACGTGCGCAAATCGAAATACGGATCGGTTGGAAGAATCCACTTCTTTCGATCCTTCACAACTTCTGACACCGCAGTCAGAGATCTGGACGCATTCGCACCAGCCTCTTTTGTCGGCTCACTAACCGGCTCACTCACCGGCTCCGACTGACCCGACTGTTCCACCCCCGCAGACTCCGGCCCAGCCACACTAGTACACCCACCAACAGTCACCACAGCAAGCACCAAACCAGCCAACTGCAACCCCACGCGATACCGCCAAGGACGGCTATTTGAACACCGCTGCCGCATAATTCTCCTCACCGTTTTAATGGCCGCTTGGCGATCAAAAGCGCTGTCGATCTCGTCGCCCTTTATAATGCAATTGTCCAGCTGATTAGTTTGCACACATAAAGACGGCTCTTTAAACGGCTATTACTTCCACTGGGAGATGCTGTCGTAATAGTCTCCCCACCACATCACACTACCGGTTAATTTTCCATACACTCCGTCAACAGCCAGTCCTGCATGCGCATGTTGAACCTTGATAATGGCGGATTGCGTAGCAGCGCCGTAATATCCATCAGCGTCTAGTTCATGAAAGCCCTCGCCTTTAATGAGCCCATAATATTGGAGCATAAAGGTGCCATGATTATAATTTTGCACGTCATAATCCAGCCAACAATCAACGGAGCCAGCATATGCAGGCGCAGCTGTACTCCGTCCACTTTGCAATAGTTTCCCGATAGCGGAATCACACTCGTATGTCGCTCTTGGCTGAATCGCCCCAGAAGCAGTCGATTCCGAGTCTGCTGCCAGTGCCGGGGTGACGATTGCGCCTGACAAAAACAGGCCAACTGCCGCAGTTATGATTGACCTTTTCATTCCTCTAACCACCTGTTCGCATCGTTGCGTTGGTCCCGTGGAGGTTTCACCTGCCCGATTGACGGTGACGGGATGCTCTCATCGTGACACGGCGGGGGCGGTAACTGCCATATACTTTTGTATACTTTTGACCGACCGAATGTCACAGATTGGTCTTTGAAGGCCCTGACCTGGCCCTTCGTCAGCCGGGCTGGATTCAGTATTCCCAAGTTCCGTTACCGGTTGTCCGCATGTTGGAACACTGTCCAGGTTCGGATCGGACAAAAGGGGAATCCGCTACTTGGGCGGCATCATGCTCATTTCCACCACCCAGGGTGAGAGCATGATCAGCGCGACCCCCAGCGCAATATAGGCCACCACATCAAGCCATCGGAAGCGACTGCCGAACCATGGGTCACCCGGCCAGAGTCCCCGCAGTAAGCCCAGCGTGGCAATGGTCCCGCCCAGCACCCACACCGCTCGGTAAGGGTGATGGTTCAGGGTTAAGACCACCGTGGCAACCAGCATCGAAGCCGAAAACAGGGCGGTGATCACCCCGAAGATCAGGGAAGCTCGGCTGTGTTGAAAGGATATCTTCCTCACTGATCTTCCCCCGTTTCTGTCGCCACCGCTTCGGCCTCAGCTTCGGCCACCTCTTCGGCCTCAGTGGTTGAGTCTACGTGGTCGGCCGGCTGACGCCACAGTGAGATCTGCCGCCGGCAGGCCGCAATGGTGCTCGGATGCAAAAGCAGGGGCGGAACGGTCGCAGGCAGCAGGAAGGTGAGCGCGAAAGCGACGGTGGCTGGCCCAACCTGGGGGCCCAGGTGTGCCAGGGCGCCCGTCCCCAGACCGCCCGTTGACAGGGCCAACCAAGCTGCGAAAAGTCCAGCTCCGACCACTGCCCCCAGTCCTACGGTCAGGGCCACCAACTTGAGGTTCCGGCGGCGCAGGTGCAGCCAGGTGAAGAGTGAGTAGCAAATCGCCACCAGCAGGAACACCCACCAGGGAGAGGCCCCGGCTTCGGTGGGCACCAGGGCCCAAGCCGGAAGGGGAACAGCCGCAGTGGGAGGCTGGGCCGCCGAAAACACTTCCCCGCCTACGCCAACCAGAGTGGCGCCCAGGAGCCAAGCCAGGGCCCAGACCGCAGCCACCGGCAGGTATGCCAGCTGGGCCAACCAGAGGATAACCGCTTGGCCCCCAACGGCCCCCACACTGGCCGCTGCCTGCCCCATCTGCTCATGGTGCACGCCCGCACTGACTGTCAGCGCCACCAGGCCGATCACCAGCATCACCCCCAGGTATCCGAAGGCGAGCGCCAGACCTGAACCGATGGGACGAATCCGCTGCAGCCAGCGAGGGAAGCGCCGACCAGAGCGCCAGAACACCCAGGCGGCAGCCACGGTGGCGATCAGCAACGATCCAAGGGTGGCCCGCCACCAGATACCTTCGGTTGGAATGGAGAGAGACAGAACTAAGGCCGGCAGCACGAAGCCCGGGATTGCGGCCCAAATCGAGTTGGCGGAGAACTGGCGCATCCTCCCCAGCAGCAGCCGCAGCGACAGCAGTTGAAACAGCGACCATCCGAGCGGGATCAGCGTCAGACTCAACAGGCCAAGTTGGGCGGGTGAGCCCAACGACAGAGCCCAAAACGAGCTTCCCAGCGCCACGGCATCCTGCCAGTTCTGCTGGCGCAGCCAGGGACTGTCCGCAACGGCCCAGAAGCCGACCATGGCCACGGCCACGGGCACTACCCATCCGAGCAGAGCCGCCATTAGGCCGGCCGCCCCAGCGCGGCCCCAGCCGCTGGGAAGCTCAATGGTAATGGTTGGCCGTTCTGGTGTGGGCGTGCCGGTGCGAGGGGTACTAGTAGTCATCGGTTCCATCTTCGACCCAGCCCCCATTTTTGGGCGCACCGGCACGCGGAGCAGCCCGAAGGTGAGTCCTACGGGTGCAAACGCTGGTAGGCTGCCCGGGCCAGTTCAGCCGTCTGGGTGGGGGTACGGCCAACCGCCACACCCACCGCTTCAAGGGCTTCCTTCTTTGCTTCGGCCGTTCCAGCTGAGCCGGAGACAATTGCCCCCGCGTGGCCCATAGTCTTGCCTTCCGGGGCGGTGAACCCGGCCACATACCCCACCACCGGCTTGGTGATCGACTCGGCAATGAACTGAGCGGCCCGCTCTTCCGCATCGCCGCCGATCTCGCCGATCAGCACAATCACCTCGGTGTTCGGGTCCGCTTCAAAAGCGCGAAGAGCGTCGATGTGAGTGGTTCCCACCACCGGGTCGCCGCCAATCCCAATCGCGGTGGAGAAGCCCAGATCCCGCAGCTCGTACATCATCTGGTAGGTCAGGGTGCCGGACTTGGACACCAGCCCGATCGGCCCGGGCCCGGTAATGTCGGCCGGGGTAATCCCCACGTTCGATTGGGCCGGGGAAATAATCCCGGGGCAGTTGGGTCCAATCAGGCGCACGCCTGCCTGCAACGCCCGGCCCACAAACTCAACCGAGTCAGCCACCGGAATGCCTTCGGTGATCACCACCACCAGGTCCATTTTGGCCTCGACCGCCTCCAGCACTGCATCCTTGGCGAAACGGGGTGGGACGAACACGACGGAAACGGTGGCGCCGGTCTGGTCCTTGGCTTCCTGTACGGTGCCGAAGACGGGGACATCCACCTGTTTGGTCCCAACCTGGTCGGCCAGGGGCCCGTAGCCCTCCACTTCAAAGGTGACGGAGGTGCCGGCCTTTCGCGGATTGACGCCGCCGACCACATTGGTCCCGGCACCGAGCATCCGGCGGGTGTGCTTTGAGCCTTCCGCCCCGGTCATGCCCTGCACGATCACGCGGTCTGATGAATCCAGGAAAATAGTCATGAAATTACCCTTTGCTCTCTCAGTTCGCGGCCAGTTCGGCGGCCCGGGCGGCGGCTTGGTCCATGGTGGGCACCATGGTTACCAGCGGATGGTTGGCTTCCTGCAGAATGTCCCGGCCCTCTTCGACCCGGTTCCCGTCCAGGCGCACCACGATCGGTTTGCTGGCACTGTCGCCCAGCAGCTCAAGGGCCCCGATGATCCCCCGGGCCACCTCGTCGCAGGCGGTGATGCCCCCGAAGACGTTCACGAACACGGAACGGACCTGGGGGTCGCCCAAAATCACGTCGAGCCCCTTGGCCATCACCTCGGCCGAGGCGCCACCCCCAATATCCAGGAAGTTTGCCGGTTTGACGCCGTAGGGTTCCCCGGCCAGGGCAACCACGTCCAGCGTCGACATAACCAGACCGGCACCGTTGCCGATGATCCCGACCTGTCCGTCCAGTCGGACGTAGTTCAGGCCAGCTGCCTGGGCAGCGACTTCGCGCTGATCCTCGCTACGGTTGTCCGCCAATCCCGCGTGCTCCGGATGGCGGAACGCCGCATTGTCATCCAGGGTGATCTTGCCATCCAGGGCAATAATCTGACCGGATCCGGTCTGCACCAGCGGGTTCACCTCAACCAGGGTGGCGTCCTCTCCCCGGTAGGTGTCCCACAGGGTGACCAGCACCGGGGCAATCCGCTCCTGCTCATCGGGGGCGAAGCCGGCCTCGGTCAGGATCTTACAGGCCACTTCCAGGTCGATCCCGGTAGCCGGGTCGAGGGCCACGCGGGCCAGGGCGTCGGGTCGTTCCACCGCCAGCGTCTCAATGTCCATCCCACCTTCGCGTGAGCACAGAGCGATGTGACACCGGTTGGCCCGATCCAGCAGGATCGAGAAATAGTATTCGGCGGCGATGTCTGCCCCTTCGGCAATCATCACCGAGTGCACGGTGTGCCCGCGAATGTCCATTCCCAAGATCTGGGAGGCCCAAGCTTCCGCATCGGCGGCGCTGTGAGCCAGCTTGACCCCACCGGCCTTCCCGCGTCCACCAATTTTCACCTGCGCCTTCACCACCACGGGGAATGCCCCCAGGTCTTCGGCGGCCAGACGGGCTTGCTCCGGGTCGGTAGCAACGATGCCTCTGAGCACGGGGACGCCGTGGGCTTCAAAGAGATCCCGGGCTTGGTATTCGTATAGATCCACTGTGGCTCTAACCTTTCACGCTGGGTGATACCTGTCGGTCACATCGCCGAGACCACTAGATAGCTCGACTTCGAGACACTTCTCTTAGGGTAGCGCGATTGGAGGGCTCTGTCCCGTGTTGTGACGCACAGCGGGTAAATCCTCCCGCTACAGTTTCTTCAACGGTGCCATCCGGAGCAGCAGCCGCTTGGTGGTGCTGCCGAAATCGATTCGAGCCACGGAGGTTTTCCCGCTTCCTTCCATTCCGATCACCACCCCTTCGCCCAGGGTGCCGTGTTGGACGCGATCCCCGACCTTCAGCTGCAAGACGGGCTTGTCTTCACTCTCACCTAGGCGCCCACCCAGCCTCCTGGTGGGAGCCGACGACGGGGCAGTTTGGCGGACAAAAGTCCGTTTCAGCGACCCGGGCGCACCAGCGCCAAACACCCGACCGCCATCGGAGCCACCGGGCCTGGACGCCAGTCGTTCCCGCGTGGTTTGGTGCCGGCGCTCAATGTTCTCTTCGGGCAGGTTGTCCAGGAATCGCGAGGGCGGCATTTCCTCGGGCAGTCCCCAGGCCGAGCGGGTGGCCGCCCGGGTCAGGTAGAGACGCTGCCGAGCACGCGTGATCGCCACGTAGGCCAGGCGCCGTTCCTCTGCCAACTCGGCCGGGTCCTCCAGCGAGCGCCGGTGCGGGAAGGTGCCGTCTTCCATCCCGGTGACGAACACGTAGGGAAACTCAAGCCCCTTGGCCGTGTGGACGGTCATCAGCGTGACCTCTCCCCCACGTTTTCCTTCGGAGGGAACCTGATCCGCGTCGGCCACCAGCGCCACCCGCTCCAAAAATGCGTCCAAGCTGCCCAGCTGTTCCCCCTCTTCCGGGGGTGCCTCCCGCCGGGTGGTGTCGAAGTCCTCCGCCACCGAGAGCAGTTCGGCCAGGTTGTCGACCCGGGAAGCATCCTGAGGGTCCTCGGAGGCACGCAGGGACTCCAGGTAACCGCTGCGGGTCAGGACTTCGTCAAGAATGTGAGCCGCTGGTTCGTCCGCCCGAGCCAACGCCCGCAGGTCCTGCATCATGGCCCAGAACTCGGCCACTGACTTCGCGGCCCGCGGGGCCAGTCCCTCAATCGGTCGGTCCGCCCCTTCCCGCGCATCCGCCAGCGCCTCCCCGAGCGAGATTCCGTATCGGTCGGCATGCGCCATCAGGGCGGCCTCGGCCCGGGCACCCACCCCTCGCCGGGGGGTGTTGATGATGCGGCGCAAAGCCACCGTGTCGTCGGGGTTGGTGATGGCCTGCAGGTAGGCCAGAGCATCCTTGATTTCCTGGCGCTCATAGAACCTGGTCCCACCCACGATCCGGTACGGGATCCCCATTCGCAGCAGCAGTTCCTCCAGGGCCCGCGACTGGGAGTTGGTCCGGTAGAACACGGCGATGTCACCCATGTCTACCCCTTTGGCCCCCAGGTCGTCGATCTCTCGCACCACCAGGCGCGCCTCGTCATGCTCACTGTCGGCGGCATCCACCACAATCGGGTCCCCGGCCCCCTGGGCGGTCCACAGGTTCTTGGGCCTCCGGCCCCCGTTATGTTTGATCACCGCGTTGGCAGCGCTGAGAATGTTCTGGGTGGAGCGGTAGTTTTGCTCCAGCAAAATCGTGTGAGCGTTCGGGAAGTCCAGTTCAAACTCTTCAATATTGCGGATCGAGGCCCCGCGGAAGGCGTAGATCGACTGGTCCGAATCGCCGACCACGGTCAGTTCGGCCGGAGGCAAAGCCGACCGATCCACCCCGACCAGCGTTCGCACCAACACGTACTGCGCGTGGTTGGTGTCCTGGTACTCATCCACCAGGATGTGCCGGAATCGGCGCTGGTAATACTCGGTTACGTCCGGGTGGGCCTGCAGGGTCTGCACGGTTCGCATGATGATGTCGTCGAAATCGACGGCGTTGGCCTGGGTGAGGCGCTTTTGATACTCGGCGTAGGCGTCGGCCACCACCTCTGACACCGGATCCGAAGGAACCTGCTCAAAGTATTGGGACGGGGTGATCAGCTCATTTTTCAGGTCGGAAATGCGGGCTGAAATCAGGCGGGGGGTGAACCGCTTCGTGTCGACGTCGTGGGCGCGCAGGATCATTCCCAGCAGGCGCTGGGAGTCCTGCTGATCGTAGATACTGAAGGTGCTTTTGAGGCCGGCGGCCCGGTACTGTTCACGCAGGATTCGAACGCAGGCCGAGTGGAAAGTTGACACCCACATCCGCCGCGCCTGGGGGCCAACCAGGGCCCCAACCCGCTCACGCATTTCAGCGGCCGCCTTGTTGGTGAAGGTGATCGCCAGGATCTGACCGGCAGTGGCCCGCCCGGTGGCCAGCAGATAGGCGATTCGATGGGTCAGCACCCGGGTTTTGCCCGAGCCGGCCCCCGCCATGATCAGCAGCGGACCCCCCTGATAGGCCACCGCCTCCGCCTGCTGCTGGTTCAGTCCCTCGAGCAGTGTTTCTGGGTTTTGCTCCCGATCAGAGAAGGCGTCGGTCCCCTCCCAGCTGACGGTCAGGGCGGAAGCCGCCTGCTGCGCAGCGCGCGACCGGGGCCCACTGGGAGCGGCAGAATGCGAGTTGGCGAAAGCGTCAAAGAGATCCATAGCCCTCCTACTCTAGGCCACGCCTCCGACAAGTGAATAACCGGTCAGCGGGGGCGAAGAGAGCGCCCCAACTCCACCGTCTGCACGAAGCGTAGGTCCGGCAAATAGGCGTGTCCGATCGCCAATCCGGCGCCGGGCAGAGCCCCCAGAGTCGGCACCGTCAGGTAGATTGGCTCGTACCTCGGTTTGAATTTCGCTTTGAACTGAAGCAGGGACCGGAACCCGTACACCGGCTCCAAGGCCT
Proteins encoded:
- a CDS encoding peptidoglycan-binding domain-containing protein, yielding MKKLLVSVAGAVLCVGGAALPAMAADSGDSGVAPASLVKCNTSTLKYLLNNQQARVPSSSSGTEWVDCWLDVDQVNYSSAVYYLQLNGLKGGEYKNIVADGYYGPDTAAAVAQVQYDRGLAVDGIYGYHTGYAMYWKSVSGSISKWL
- a CDS encoding response regulator transcription factor produces the protein MTESTEPVRVVIADDDPAVVAALVSAFGRRDDILVVGTASDGTEALRIISKTRPDVALLDVGMPNVDGIDVALVVSQDYPPVRTLIHSALLSEAYLKEVMAAKASGYISKGVSSDQVASAILAVNAGLMMFNDDPAGIVRRSVFRAADVNASEIDEVLIRKVERLTRRKRELVKALVQEGSYRQIAQSMGLSANTVKVYATRLFDEFDCSSRPELVSLLIEGGYLQYLKDKGQ
- a CDS encoding peptidoglycan-binding domain-containing protein, yielding MKRSIITAAVGLFLSGAIVTPALAADSESTASGAIQPRATYECDSAIGKLLQSGRSTAAPAYAGSVDCWLDYDVQNYNHGTFMLQYYGLIKGEGFHELDADGYYGAATQSAIIKVQHAHAGLAVDGVYGKLTGSVMWWGDYYDSISQWK
- a CDS encoding DUF3017 domain-containing protein, producing the protein MRKISFQHSRASLIFGVITALFSASMLVATVVLTLNHHPYRAVWVLGGTIATLGLLRGLWPGDPWFGSRFRWLDVVAYIALGVALIMLSPWVVEMSMMPPK
- a CDS encoding DUF6350 family protein — protein: MTTSTPRTGTPTPERPTITIELPSGWGRAGAAGLMAALLGWVVPVAVAMVGFWAVADSPWLRQQNWQDAVALGSSFWALSLGSPAQLGLLSLTLIPLGWSLFQLLSLRLLLGRMRQFSANSIWAAIPGFVLPALVLSLSIPTEGIWWRATLGSLLIATVAAAWVFWRSGRRFPRWLQRIRPIGSGLALAFGYLGVMLVIGLVALTVSAGVHHEQMGQAAASVGAVGGQAVILWLAQLAYLPVAAVWALAWLLGATLVGVGGEVFSAAQPPTAAVPLPAWALVPTEAGASPWWVFLLVAICYSLFTWLHLRRRNLKLVALTVGLGAVVGAGLFAAWLALSTGGLGTGALAHLGPQVGPATVAFALTFLLPATVPPLLLHPSTIAACRRQISLWRQPADHVDSTTEAEEVAEAEAEAVATETGEDQ
- the sucD gene encoding succinate--CoA ligase subunit alpha, coding for MTIFLDSSDRVIVQGMTGAEGSKHTRRMLGAGTNVVGGVNPRKAGTSVTFEVEGYGPLADQVGTKQVDVPVFGTVQEAKDQTGATVSVVFVPPRFAKDAVLEAVEAKMDLVVVITEGIPVADSVEFVGRALQAGVRLIGPNCPGIISPAQSNVGITPADITGPGPIGLVSKSGTLTYQMMYELRDLGFSTAIGIGGDPVVGTTHIDALRAFEADPNTEVIVLIGEIGGDAEERAAQFIAESITKPVVGYVAGFTAPEGKTMGHAGAIVSGSAGTAEAKKEALEAVGVAVGRTPTQTAELARAAYQRLHP
- the sucC gene encoding ADP-forming succinate--CoA ligase subunit beta gives rise to the protein MDLYEYQARDLFEAHGVPVLRGIVATDPEQARLAAEDLGAFPVVVKAQVKIGGRGKAGGVKLAHSAADAEAWASQILGMDIRGHTVHSVMIAEGADIAAEYYFSILLDRANRCHIALCSREGGMDIETLAVERPDALARVALDPATGIDLEVACKILTEAGFAPDEQERIAPVLVTLWDTYRGEDATLVEVNPLVQTGSGQIIALDGKITLDDNAAFRHPEHAGLADNRSEDQREVAAQAAGLNYVRLDGQVGIIGNGAGLVMSTLDVVALAGEPYGVKPANFLDIGGGASAEVMAKGLDVILGDPQVRSVFVNVFGGITACDEVARGIIGALELLGDSASKPIVVRLDGNRVEEGRDILQEANHPLVTMVPTMDQAAARAAELAAN